In Tachypleus tridentatus isolate NWPU-2018 chromosome 7, ASM421037v1, whole genome shotgun sequence, a genomic segment contains:
- the LOC143257832 gene encoding uncharacterized protein LOC143257832 — protein sequence MLEDGQTQRRVAQRIGVSPSVINRLWRPYQETNPYGRRPSQGRHRCTTAKEDRYILSTARRDRLAMAQSLRNDLQHFTGTRLRTKTVRNRMHEGRLRARRPARDVILRELNCAA from the coding sequence ATGCTGGAAgatggccagacccaaaggagAGTGGCACAGCGCAtcggtgtgtcaccaagcgtcatcaatcgactttggcgaCCCTACCAGGAGACGAACCCTTATGGCAGGAGACCAAGTCAAGgccgtcatcgctgcacaacagccaaAGAGGACCGATACATTTTGAGTACCGCTCGGCGGGACAGGTTAGCTATGGCTCAgtcactgcgaaatgaccttcagcatttCACTGGAACCCGTTTGCGAACCAAAACTGTTCGCAATCGTATGCACGAAGGACGCCTTAGGgccagacggcctgcaagagACGTTATTCTGAGAGAGCTAAACTGTGCAGCCTGA